A genome region from Streptomyces antimycoticus includes the following:
- a CDS encoding MFS transporter — protein MPEELLPRPSDVGVNPPPPQRRQIANAFAASLSGTALEWYDFGIYSASAALVFPVLFFPDSSSAAAELFAFSTYAVGYISRPLGAFALGRLGDVIGRKQVIVLTLLLIGAATFVIGLLPTYGTIGIAAPILLVSLRFAQGVGVGGELGVAPLLSSEFGAPERRGLWCCAPQIGPPAGNLLANGMLALLTVSMSHDAFLSWGWRVGFLTSAVLVGVGLLIRLRLEETPVFRAIRDKGESPSAPVREVFSTERRGLIAASCARVGPDVTYALFVVFSLVYGTKEAGFTSQQVLIAVLIGSATQLVLIPLAAALSDRVNRRRMYAVAAAIAAIWPFVFLPAILNGSFVVLVGGIVVGLGLHSFMYGPQGAFITEQFSPRLRASGSSLAFAIGSTFGGAMAPLVFTALLSWQGTWPLLAVYSALACAVTIAGTLWLGRDYDAEEERQFAESLL, from the coding sequence ATGCCTGAAGAACTGCTCCCCCGCCCCTCGGATGTGGGCGTGAATCCGCCACCCCCGCAACGTCGACAGATCGCCAACGCCTTCGCGGCCAGCCTGTCGGGCACTGCGCTGGAATGGTACGATTTCGGGATTTACTCCGCGTCGGCCGCGCTTGTCTTCCCCGTTCTGTTCTTCCCCGACTCCAGTTCCGCAGCCGCAGAGCTGTTCGCGTTCTCCACCTATGCCGTCGGCTACATCTCGCGCCCGTTGGGGGCGTTCGCACTCGGGCGGCTCGGTGATGTCATCGGACGCAAACAGGTCATCGTCCTGACACTGCTGTTGATCGGCGCGGCCACGTTCGTCATCGGCTTGCTGCCCACGTACGGCACCATCGGCATCGCCGCGCCGATCCTGCTGGTGTCGCTGCGATTCGCGCAGGGAGTGGGCGTCGGCGGAGAGCTGGGCGTGGCTCCGCTGCTGTCCAGCGAGTTCGGCGCCCCGGAACGGAGGGGGCTCTGGTGTTGTGCGCCGCAAATCGGTCCGCCGGCCGGGAATCTGCTGGCGAACGGGATGCTGGCCCTTCTCACGGTGTCGATGTCACACGACGCCTTCCTCTCATGGGGCTGGCGAGTCGGGTTCCTGACGTCTGCGGTCTTGGTCGGGGTCGGACTGCTGATCAGGCTCCGGCTCGAGGAGACGCCGGTGTTCCGCGCCATCCGCGACAAGGGGGAGAGCCCGTCCGCTCCCGTCCGTGAGGTCTTCTCCACCGAGCGGCGTGGCCTCATCGCCGCGTCGTGTGCCCGGGTGGGACCGGACGTCACTTACGCCCTGTTCGTCGTGTTCAGCCTGGTCTACGGCACGAAGGAAGCCGGCTTTACGTCACAGCAAGTGCTGATTGCGGTACTGATCGGCTCAGCCACGCAACTCGTGCTCATCCCGCTCGCTGCGGCACTGTCCGACCGCGTCAACCGCCGCCGGATGTACGCGGTGGCCGCGGCAATTGCGGCCATCTGGCCGTTTGTGTTCCTGCCGGCCATTCTGAACGGTTCATTCGTAGTCCTCGTCGGCGGGATCGTGGTCGGGTTGGGACTGCATTCATTCATGTACGGACCGCAGGGCGCCTTCATCACCGAGCAGTTCTCACCCCGCCTTCGCGCGAGCGGCAGTTCGCTGGCCTTCGCGATCGGCAGTACGTTCGGCGGCGCCATGGCCCCGCTGGTGTTCACGGCCCTCTTGAGCTGGCAGGGAACGTGGCCACTCCTCGCCGTATACAGCGCTCTCGCCTGCGCGGTCACGATCGCCGGGACGCTCTGGCTAGGTCGTGACTACGACGCGGAGGAGGAGCGCCAGTTCGCCGAGAGTCTGCTCTGA
- a CDS encoding amino acid permease, giving the protein MQMMSIGMAIGVGLFLGSGQGIHIAGPALLIAYALAGAVVYCLMRGLGEMAVHSPHAGSFSEYARIHVSPFAGFVTGWTYWLQCIVGPMAELTASGVYMHYWYPDLPQWVPALIGLVLLFGVHWVSVRMFGESEFWFALIKIIAIVGLILFGAVIIVTGATALGHGASLSNLWRFGGFFPSGGHGFFLTLQIAVFAFIGVEMLGITAGEAAHPERTIPKAVGNVIWRIIVFYIGALFVLMVVQPWTRYTADVSPFVSVFSKAGLAGAAGIMNFVVLTSALSSCNANMFSASRLLYGLASAGSAPRALHHTTRRRVPGRALTVTSLAVGVGVLFNYLAPAHAFITLTSVVSASGLWTWSMIAISHMRFRRRLALEGAPLPAFRLPGAPWTNIFVVAMVVIVLVSLAFEGDTRVGLYTGAVWFALLTIIYVVRQRVARVR; this is encoded by the coding sequence ATGCAGATGATGTCCATCGGCATGGCCATCGGTGTGGGACTGTTCCTCGGCTCCGGGCAGGGCATCCACATCGCGGGTCCCGCGCTGCTCATCGCCTACGCTCTCGCAGGGGCGGTCGTGTACTGCCTCATGCGCGGCCTGGGGGAGATGGCCGTCCATTCGCCGCACGCCGGATCGTTCAGCGAGTACGCCCGTATCCATGTGAGCCCTTTCGCCGGGTTCGTCACCGGCTGGACGTACTGGCTGCAGTGCATCGTGGGCCCGATGGCAGAGCTCACGGCGAGCGGTGTCTACATGCACTACTGGTATCCGGACCTTCCGCAGTGGGTGCCCGCGCTCATCGGCCTGGTCCTGCTGTTCGGTGTGCACTGGGTCTCGGTCCGGATGTTCGGGGAGTCCGAGTTCTGGTTCGCCCTGATCAAGATCATCGCCATCGTGGGACTGATCCTTTTCGGGGCCGTCATCATCGTCACCGGTGCGACCGCGCTCGGCCATGGTGCGAGCCTGAGCAACCTCTGGAGATTCGGCGGCTTCTTCCCGAGCGGCGGGCACGGCTTCTTCCTCACCCTGCAGATCGCCGTCTTCGCGTTCATCGGGGTGGAGATGCTCGGCATCACAGCGGGCGAGGCGGCACACCCGGAGCGGACGATCCCCAAGGCGGTGGGCAACGTCATCTGGCGCATCATCGTCTTCTACATCGGAGCGCTGTTCGTCCTCATGGTCGTCCAGCCGTGGACGCGGTACACCGCTGACGTGAGCCCGTTCGTTTCGGTGTTTTCGAAAGCGGGACTGGCCGGCGCCGCGGGAATCATGAACTTCGTCGTCCTGACCTCGGCTCTTTCCTCCTGTAACGCGAATATGTTCTCGGCCAGTCGGCTGCTCTACGGCCTGGCATCCGCGGGTTCGGCGCCGCGAGCGCTCCACCACACAACACGGCGCCGGGTGCCGGGGCGGGCGCTGACGGTCACCTCGCTCGCCGTCGGCGTCGGGGTGCTCTTCAACTATCTGGCGCCCGCTCATGCCTTCATCACGCTGACCAGTGTCGTCAGCGCCTCCGGGCTGTGGACGTGGAGCATGATCGCCATTTCCCATATGCGGTTCCGCCGTCGGCTGGCGCTGGAGGGCGCACCCTTGCCGGCGTTCAGGCTGCCCGGCGCTCCCTGGACGAACATCTTCGTGGTCGCGATGGTGGTCATCGTCCTGGTGAGCCTGGCATTCGAGGGTGACACACGAGTGGGTCTGTACACCGGTGCGGTCTGGTTCGCTCTCCTCACCATCATCTACGTCGTCCGCCAGCGGGTCGCGCGGGTGCGGTGA
- a CDS encoding MFS transporter: MVGTGREGADHVDAADRHQFAHLLYSYGRRRVLFPAVGIGGGTIGLLLGGVVTEVGSWRLTLFINVPIGIAGLTLAPRFSPKLRPPPSGSRPASPSWPSWPSPNAGSPTRYCCHPCCATNAASALSP, encoded by the coding sequence GTGGTCGGCACCGGCCGGGAAGGGGCCGACCACGTCGACGCCGCGGATCGCCATCAGTTCGCTCACCTGCTGTACAGCTATGGCCGACGACGTGTCCTGTTCCCCGCCGTCGGCATCGGGGGCGGCACCATCGGTCTCCTCCTCGGCGGCGTGGTCACCGAAGTCGGCTCCTGGCGCTTGACCCTGTTCATCAACGTCCCCATCGGCATCGCCGGGCTCACCCTCGCCCCGCGGTTCTCACCGAAACTCCGCCCACCCCCATCGGGCTCGCGGCCGGCGTCGCCCTCCTGGCCGTCCTGGCCGTCACCGAACGCCGGGTCACCGACCCGATACTGCTGCCATCCCTGCTGCGCGACCAACGCCGCCTCGGCGCTCTCGCCGTGA
- a CDS encoding glutamate cyclase domain-containing protein — protein MVDTLRRHIYVKYTPRLGGKMAPPITEIERIVGRKVRRDISRLVAFAQGNLERAAQSIADHPSPHIGIVCGFFVRHAEPPSPETDGLNGMGQLAAGFIEAGIPVTVITDAPCAKAVWAVTGVLPGRVALEVVSVDSDAVRSLRGRLESAEQPLTHLIAIERCSLGADGRAHREHGWDISDDTAPLDYLFEDDGWSSPWTTIGIGDGGNEIGMGLLPREIVEEDIPNGALVAARTGADHLIVSGVANWGAYGLLGAVASLRPDLAPCLLKHFHAQSEHDVLTAAVTIGQAIDDSRVDRLGQLQMTIDRLPLDDHVEIIESITAVLSQSS, from the coding sequence GTGGTTGACACCCTCAGGCGTCATATATACGTTAAGTATACGCCACGCCTTGGAGGGAAAATGGCACCGCCTATCACCGAGATCGAACGCATCGTCGGACGTAAGGTGCGCCGTGACATCAGTCGGCTGGTCGCGTTCGCACAGGGGAATCTGGAGCGCGCCGCCCAGTCGATAGCGGACCATCCCTCGCCGCACATCGGCATCGTGTGCGGGTTCTTCGTCCGGCACGCGGAACCGCCGTCACCTGAGACAGACGGCCTGAACGGCATGGGGCAGCTCGCTGCGGGGTTCATCGAGGCCGGTATCCCCGTCACGGTGATCACCGACGCGCCGTGCGCCAAGGCGGTATGGGCCGTCACTGGTGTTCTGCCGGGAAGGGTCGCACTGGAGGTCGTATCGGTCGACTCCGACGCCGTGCGGAGCCTGCGCGGACGTCTGGAGTCGGCGGAGCAGCCGCTCACCCACCTCATCGCGATCGAGCGCTGCTCGCTGGGCGCCGATGGCAGGGCGCACCGCGAGCACGGGTGGGACATCTCGGATGACACCGCGCCGCTGGACTATCTGTTCGAGGATGACGGCTGGAGCTCGCCTTGGACCACCATCGGTATCGGTGACGGCGGCAACGAGATCGGCATGGGTCTACTGCCCCGGGAAATCGTCGAGGAGGACATTCCGAACGGTGCCCTGGTCGCCGCGCGCACCGGCGCCGACCACTTGATCGTCTCCGGTGTCGCCAACTGGGGTGCCTACGGGTTGCTCGGAGCGGTCGCGAGCTTGCGGCCCGATCTTGCCCCGTGCCTGCTCAAGCACTTCCACGCGCAGTCCGAGCACGACGTCCTCACCGCGGCGGTCACCATCGGCCAGGCCATCGACGACAGCCGTGTCGATCGGCTCGGCCAGTTGCAGATGACGATCGACAGGCTTCCACTCGACGACCACGTTGAGATCATCGAGTCCATCACGGCCGTTTTGTCACAGAGTTCCTGA
- a CDS encoding GntR family transcriptional regulator, translating to MGRTPASPKKVSQTGAAVEKIRSRIIDLTIPPGSRIDEPLLLKEFQLGRTPAREAINQLAAEGFVNIMPNRGGTFVRKLDLAEIGEIVVAHQLVENNLAQLCRLDDETLADDLERIQTLYRVEVDNRRYLNITALNEQFHMRMNQSIGNSFFHGFAQSTHRHVRRLLVYLYTLESALPEQQDEQFELNLRQHDRIIEAVRDKDRETLTEVLPEHAGATQDRLVRLLQSNTVAPFPVKLRPLVLPGD from the coding sequence ATGGGCCGGACCCCTGCCTCCCCGAAAAAGGTCTCCCAGACCGGGGCCGCCGTGGAGAAGATTCGCTCCCGCATCATCGACCTGACGATCCCGCCGGGCAGCCGGATCGACGAGCCGCTGCTGCTCAAGGAGTTCCAGCTGGGCCGGACCCCGGCGCGAGAGGCCATCAACCAGCTGGCCGCGGAGGGCTTTGTGAACATCATGCCCAACCGGGGTGGCACGTTCGTCCGCAAGCTCGACCTGGCGGAGATCGGTGAGATCGTGGTGGCTCACCAACTGGTGGAGAACAACCTCGCTCAGTTGTGCAGGCTCGACGACGAGACGCTGGCCGACGACCTGGAACGCATTCAGACGCTGTACCGCGTGGAGGTCGACAACCGCAGGTACCTCAACATCACGGCGCTGAACGAGCAGTTCCACATGCGCATGAACCAGTCGATCGGCAACAGCTTCTTCCACGGCTTCGCCCAATCGACCCACCGCCATGTGCGTCGGCTGCTCGTCTACCTCTACACACTCGAGTCGGCACTGCCCGAGCAGCAGGACGAGCAGTTCGAGCTCAATCTCCGGCAGCATGACCGCATCATCGAAGCGGTGCGCGACAAGGACCGCGAGACGCTCACCGAGGTGCTGCCGGAGCACGCAGGCGCCACGCAGGACCGGCTGGTACGGCTACTGCAGAGCAACACGGTCGCCCCATTCCCCGTCAAGCTGCGCCCTCTCGTTCTCCCGGGGGACTGA